ACCACGGCATCGGCCACCTCGGCGAAGGGTCGTCGTCGGTGTGGGACACCCATGTCGAGTCCTACGACGGCGAGTTCAACCACTGCCACGCCCTCGGTGCCGACGGCGACACCGGGCAGGGCTACGGGTTCCACATCCGCGGCAAGGTCACCCGCATCAACCACGGCGTCAGCCGATTCGCCCGACGCGGCGTGTCGATGGACGTCGCCGCCGAGGACCTGACCGTCCACGGCGGCGAGTTCTCCCACGCCGACACCGGCATCGGCCTCGGCGGCGTCGACGCGACCCTGCGCGGGGTCCACTGCCACGACAACATCAGCAACGGGATCAGCGCCGCCGGCACCGGCATGAGGATCTTCGACCCCACCATCGAACGCTCCGGCGCAGCGATCCAGGGCAGCGAGAGCGGCACGGGCCTGTACGTCCAGGGCGGCTACCTGCCCTACGACGCCGCGCTGCAGGGCTACAGCGTCCTGAACCTGCCCGCCGACGGCATCGTCATCGGCGTTCGCACCCCCGGCTACCCATCCGGTCTGCCAGCCGGATCGGGCATCAACGGCACTGCCGGGCAGCGACGGCAGATCCTCACCGACACCGGGCCGAACTCCTACCCGACCCTCGGCCGACGAGTCATCACCCCCGGCGCGTTCGAGGCAGCCCACGGAGCTCCGACCGGACCCAGCAAGGGCACCATCGGTGGCACCGGGTTCCTCTGGTCATCGGTCGCCTACGCCGACACCGGGTTCGAGTCCGCGGTCGCCGTCGTCGACATCCCGCCGGACTGGACCACCTGCAACGTCTACCTCTGGTGGACGAACCCCTCAGCCGGCGGAGGCAACGTTGCCTGGAGATGCGACCATCGACAGGTTGCCGACGGCGACTCGCTCAACACTGACACCCAGGGGACGACCGTCATCGCAGCCGCTCCCACCCAGTACGGAACCGACAAGCTTCTGGTCATCTCCAACCTGGCGGTCACGCCCGGCAAGCTGCTACGGCTCGAAGCAGCACGCAACGGTGGGCACGCCTCCGATGATCTCTCAGGAGACGCGCACCTGCTCGGTGTTGTGCTCGAGCAGGTGATCTGACCGGCGGACACGAGACGCGCAGTAGGTCGCGAGCATCAGCCCGATCGACAGCCACATGTAGCGGTCCCAGAACGAGTTGTTGAAGTTCATGTGGGCAAAGAACGCGACCAACCCGACCGCGGGCACGATCTCGCCTGCCTGTCGACGTCTTGCTCGGACGCCCATCAACACCGCCGCCAACGTCATCACGGCGAGACCCAGCAGGCCGAGGGCACCCGCCACATCCCAGGCCTGCAGGTAGATGTTGTGGACGTTCGCGGTCCTGGCAAATCCAGTCCCGATCGCGGGACGTTCGGTCACCCGACTCCATGCGTCGTCAACGAGCACATCGCGGGTCTGATCGCTCAGGGCGCCGCTCTCATGCAATCCCAGCGCTCGCGTCACGGCGTTGTACTCGACCAAGGACTCGGAGGCGACGTTGATGAAAGCGACGTAGCTGCCGGCCAGCAACAGCAGAGCGAGCGGGGCGGCGATCACCGTGCGGCTCCTGAACCACAGGACGACTCCGAGCGCTCCGAACACCAGCAGGCCACCGAGCGCGGCCCGTGACCCACTCAGGACGATCCCCACGGCGAGGACAACGAAGGCGGCGGTCCATCCCAGCCGCGCCGGCCGACTCCGCGCGATGACAGCTAGGAGCACCGCTGCTGGGACTAGCAGCATCGCCGCCGTGGCGAAGTGGTTGTACTGGCTCGCCCAACCCAGTAGCCGGCGACCTTCCTCCTGGAAGGGAATGGCGTACAGGATGTGCACGACGGTCAGCACGACGGCTGCACCCGATGCGAACACCACCTGATCCCACCGGGGCCGCCAGACAAGCCAGGCGAGCAGCGGCACGCCTGCGCCGATCAACGCACGGGTGTACTCCACGAAGCTGGGCTCTGCGCCGAACAGCTCCGCTATGGCCCCGCCGGCGAAGAACACCGCCAGCCCAGCCAGAAACAGCGTGATCTCCTGCGGCAGCGGAGACAGCCGCTCCTCACGCCGGACTCGAACAGCCACCACAGCAGCCACGAACCCAACCAGCAGGACGTCACCCGGAGTCAACGGGCCAGCAACACGCAGCAGCCCCAGGCTGGCCGCGACCGTCGCCGCTCCCGCGAGCAGAGGCAGCGCCGACGCGTCCACACGCCGACGGACACGACGACCCCGGCGATGCCGCACTACGGCAGCAACCCAGATCGCTGCGGTCGCCGCGGTCACGATCAGCAACGCGAGCTGCACGGGGTCGAACTTCACCTTGACGATTCCGGCGTGAGTCGTGACGCGATGAAGGCGCGGTCCGCGACCGCCAGGACGTTCTTGATGTCGCGTCGGCCGACCGCGTCGGACCAGCTGAGCGGCACGAGCGCCCGTTCGTGCGGCTCGTAGATGAACGGTTCGGTGGCCTCGTCGAGGAGGTCGACAAGGTCTGTGCGGTCGCTGAGTTCGTTTACTTCGATGAGCCAAGCAGCAGGTCGCCGGTCCGCGAGGAGACGTCTGCTGCCACGCATGGCTTCGAGTTCGAACCCTTCGACGTCAACCTTGGCGACCACGGGCTGCAGGCTCTCGCAGACCTCGTCCAGCGTCACGACGTCGATCTCTGCGAGCTCCTGACCGGAGGCCTCGGCACTGGTGATCCGGTTCGTCGCGTCGTGCCCGGAGGTCATCGCAGCCGTGCCTGGCTCGGCTCCCGCCGCAGCAGCGATCAGGCGTGCCGGGATGTTGTTCAGCTGGAGGTTCTCCCGGAGGATCTCAGCGGTGTCGGCGGCGGGCTCCAGGCAGACAACCAGACCATCAGGGGCCACGATCGAGCCGGCCAGCACGCTGTACACACCAACGTTGGCGCCGACGTCGAGGAAGGTGTCACCCGGTCGGAGCACGTCGCGGACGAAGGCCATCTCCCACGGGTCGGGCATGCCGTGGTAGTAGGCGAGAGCTGACGAGGTGCGGTGGGGGTGCAATCGCAGCTTCGCGTTGCCGAATGCGGTCACGGTCATGGGTCGGCGCGCCAGGCGTTGCCATGCCTGCCAGCGCACAAAGCGGAGCACGACCTGGCCGCGCTGCCCTGCGGCAGCGTCCGCCATGATGACGTCCCGCATCACCGATGCCGCGTTGGGCATGGCCCCTCCCTGTCTCGCCTGCCAGCGACTTGAGGGTAGCGCAGAACGCATCGTCGATGGGCTGTCACACCGACGCAACGCCGATCGGTGAAGATGGCTGCGATGGGGCGGGACGAGCAGGTGGCGCTGGCCAGACTGATGGTGGGTCGAGACGTTGCGGTGCCGGGACCCACGGGCAGCTGCTGGGTCGGCCGGGGCGCCCACATCGAGGTGGACGGCCAGGAGGTTCGACTGGCCGTCATGATCCCTGCGGTGGGCATCTACGTGCACCCGATCCACGAGATCCGTCCGATCGTCGACGTCGTCTCGACCGTGCTGTGATCCTGCTGCACGCGGGCTAGTCGTCGGCGGGCCAGAAGAAGTCAGGCCCTGTGTAGGTGTGCTCGTGTCCTTCCGAGCACGTCACGGCGATCTGGGCAGCCGTCTGCCAGTCGGCCACGTCGAGCCCTGAGTCGACGTCTTCGCCGCAGGTCTTGCACACCACGTGCGCGGTCATCGGTCAGGACCGTACCGCCTCGCCCCCCGACGTCGATCGTCCGCTCGAGCTGAGGAGCCCGCTCATGACCACCCCTGCGGTCCTACTTGACCATGCCCGCCGCTACCTCGGGGTCACCGAGTCGCCTGCCGGGTCGAACCGGCAGCCGTTCGCGGCGATCGCCGGGCACGCCAACGGCTACGCCTGGTGCGCGACCTTCGGCGTCGCCATGCAGATCCTCGCCGGCCTCGACCCGGTGTCGCGGTCGGCGTACACCCCGCAGGTCGCCGTCGACGCCGCCCGCACCGGCCGCACCGTCCCCCTCGCCGACGCCCAGCCGGGCGACCACGCAGTCGTCGACTTCCCCGGCGGCAAGGGACGCATCGAGCACTACATCATCCTCGAGAAGCCGCTCGGCGGCGGCCGCTGGCAGACCATCGAGGGCAACACCTCCGGCGCCGGCTCCCAGACCAACGGCGGCGCCGTGCTGCGGAAGACCCGCGACCTGGGTGGGATGGTCCGCGTCGTGGTGTTCCGGCCCCGCTACACGGGCGCGGCCGCCGGCGGCGGTCCCACCCGGCCGGAGGGCGCGATCCTGATGCTGGGCGACTCGGGCGACGCCGCGGTGATCTGGCAGCAGCAGCTGAACCACGTCGCCGACGCCGGTCTGGTCGTCGACGGCGAGTACGGCCCCCTCACCCGCGCCGCCACGCTCGCCTGGCAGGCCACCCGCGGGCTGCCGCTGTCGGGGATGGTCGGCGCCGGCGATGTCGCCTCGATGGAGGCTCACTACCGCGAGCTCGAGCAGGCTGGCCGGCCGGTCGAGCCGGATCCACAGCCTGACCTGGAGGTGGCGGTGAGGTACGCCTCCGGTCATCCGGTCGATGAGCGGATCGCCCGCGGGCTCGCCGCCACCCTCCACGTCCACGTCGGCCCGCTCGCCGCCCGCCAGCGCGTCGGCCGCGTCTACCTGGTCGGCGGCCCTGCGGTCGACGGGTTCGACCGGCAGCTCGCCGGCGATGTCGTCGAGCTCGCCGGCCCCACCCGCGCCGAGACGCACGCCGCGGCGAACGCCGTCGAGCTCGCCTACCTGAAGGGACTGGCCGCATGACCTGGGACGACCCCACCGGACCGCCGCCGCCGCCGGGCGCACAGCCGGTGCCGACCGCCTGGTGGTACGCGTACCGGCCCAACCCGAAGGTCGCCGCGGCGATCGTCACCGTGGTGATCGCCGGCCTCGCGCTCGCCCTGCTGCGCGCGATCGGGGTCGTCGACATGGACCTCGACGCGTTCCTCGCCCTCGTCGGCGGCGGGGCGGGCACCGCCGCGGTGGCGTACATGCGGCCCGACGCGAGCGGCCGCTGACCGTGTCCGCCATTCCACCACCCCCGGGCCGCGATGAAGGGGTCACGCTCGGGGAGATCGCCCGACGGCTGGACCGCAACGAGCAGGAGAGCTCGAAGCGGTTCGACCGGCTCGAGGAACGCATCGAGGGACTCCAGTTCGTGCCTGTCGGCACCTACACCGCCGAGCGGCAGGCGTTGGAGGCGTCGATCAAGGAGGCACGCGACGACATCGACGGGGTCATCAACGACCGCAAGGACGACCGTCGGCTGATCTGGGGCTCGTTCGTGTTCCCGATCCTCGTCGCGATCGTCACGGCGGTCGCCCTCGCGGCGGTGGGATTGTGACCCGGCTGCGCGCGTTCGGGCGGTGGCTGGCCGACTGGCGCACCGGTGTCGGGTTCGCCGCGGTGCTGGTCGCCGGCGGGTTCCTGGCGCTCGTCATCGGTCTGCTGGCGTCACGTCAGGAGGCGTTCGACCGTCTCGACCAGGCGCTCGGCCAGCTCGAGGTCGAACTCGAACGTGAGGAGCAGCTGCAGGGCCGCGTCACCGACCTGTCTGCGGAGGTGGCCACCCTGACCGAGCAGGTCCGCGTCCTCGTCCAACAGCTCGAGGACGCCGGCATCGTCCCCCTCCTCATCCCACCCGTCGACCCGCCACCCGTCGGCGAGCCTGCGACCCCGGACGGCGAAGCGACCTCGTCACGCGACCCGCCCCCACCAGCTGCCCCACCCGGCTCCGAGCCCGGTCCAGCACCGGCACCCGACCCGGTCCCACCAGCTCCACCACCGCCTCAGCCAGCCGACCCACCCGGGGAGCCGACCCCGGATCCACCTGCTGGGGCCGTCGGCGAGCTGCTCGACGGCGCCGGAGACCTGGGCGACGACACCCTCGACGACGTGGGCGACACCACCTGCACGCTCACCGACATCCTGTGCTGATGCCCCCGGCTGGCCCTCGCGGCGGCCGGGGGCATCGTCATGTCCGCGGCTGACTTGGCCGACCCTCTCGCGGATCGGTAGCCTCCCGCCGCGGCGCCCGCCCTGCATCGCCCCCCCGTGCAGGCGGGCGCCGCCTTCAACGTCTGGACGTCGCACCCGACGGGCAGCATCCCGGCATGACCAGGCCACCGCTCGTCGCGCCGCTGCTCGGCCGCTGCCCGCACTGCACCAACCCGTTCAAGGCCTCCATCGACCTCGCGCTCGAACCTCCGCGTGGGCGCGCGTCGTGCCCGTGGTGCCGACAGACCGTCGATCTGGGCCTACCGCCAGCCGAGGCCGC
The window above is part of the Euzebya sp. genome. Proteins encoded here:
- a CDS encoding FkbM family methyltransferase, with the protein product MPNAASVMRDVIMADAAAGQRGQVVLRFVRWQAWQRLARRPMTVTAFGNAKLRLHPHRTSSALAYYHGMPDPWEMAFVRDVLRPGDTFLDVGANVGVYSVLAGSIVAPDGLVVCLEPAADTAEILRENLQLNNIPARLIAAAAGAEPGTAAMTSGHDATNRITSAEASGQELAEIDVVTLDEVCESLQPVVAKVDVEGFELEAMRGSRRLLADRRPAAWLIEVNELSDRTDLVDLLDEATEPFIYEPHERALVPLSWSDAVGRRDIKNVLAVADRAFIASRLTPESSR
- a CDS encoding O-antigen ligase family protein, whose product is MKFDPVQLALLIVTAATAAIWVAAVVRHRRGRRVRRRVDASALPLLAGAATVAASLGLLRVAGPLTPGDVLLVGFVAAVVAVRVRREERLSPLPQEITLFLAGLAVFFAGGAIAELFGAEPSFVEYTRALIGAGVPLLAWLVWRPRWDQVVFASGAAVVLTVVHILYAIPFQEEGRRLLGWASQYNHFATAAMLLVPAAVLLAVIARSRPARLGWTAAFVVLAVGIVLSGSRAALGGLLVFGALGVVLWFRSRTVIAAPLALLLLAGSYVAFINVASESLVEYNAVTRALGLHESGALSDQTRDVLVDDAWSRVTERPAIGTGFARTANVHNIYLQAWDVAGALGLLGLAVMTLAAVLMGVRARRRQAGEIVPAVGLVAFFAHMNFNNSFWDRYMWLSIGLMLATYCASRVRRSDHLLEHNTEQVRVS
- a CDS encoding peptidoglycan-binding protein, which produces MTTPAVLLDHARRYLGVTESPAGSNRQPFAAIAGHANGYAWCATFGVAMQILAGLDPVSRSAYTPQVAVDAARTGRTVPLADAQPGDHAVVDFPGGKGRIEHYIILEKPLGGGRWQTIEGNTSGAGSQTNGGAVLRKTRDLGGMVRVVVFRPRYTGAAAGGGPTRPEGAILMLGDSGDAAVIWQQQLNHVADAGLVVDGEYGPLTRAATLAWQATRGLPLSGMVGAGDVASMEAHYRELEQAGRPVEPDPQPDLEVAVRYASGHPVDERIARGLAATLHVHVGPLAARQRVGRVYLVGGPAVDGFDRQLAGDVVELAGPTRAETHAAANAVELAYLKGLAA
- a CDS encoding glycosyl hydrolase family 28-related protein, translating into MTKIVGGITVPEAHDPASIHEIAEQIARDVGNTYRATVNPKAAAFGAVGDGATADGTALRAAVAALTSGDRFYLPPGDFLFSGGELLIPNGVEVVADPESRIIVNGALSNNRVFRVAGSTSTLTPLDADAGAGDWSISLPSGGGSIFAVGDVIAIQSEAAWFSSGTKNRELHRVIAVDGDTVYLDGPLVRDYLVDDTARYARIVPATGRLLLPRIEATAPTTHKGYGLRIDYGLDITVDGFHAHEAGGGISVTDTIGLRVNAPTFDGLPNLADSYGYGIALNGACADVIVDSPMGRHCRHVFTTLPYLGYGGPRHWKVNHGIGHLGEGSSSVWDTHVESYDGEFNHCHALGADGDTGQGYGFHIRGKVTRINHGVSRFARRGVSMDVAAEDLTVHGGEFSHADTGIGLGGVDATLRGVHCHDNISNGISAAGTGMRIFDPTIERSGAAIQGSESGTGLYVQGGYLPYDAALQGYSVLNLPADGIVIGVRTPGYPSGLPAGSGINGTAGQRRQILTDTGPNSYPTLGRRVITPGAFEAAHGAPTGPSKGTIGGTGFLWSSVAYADTGFESAVAVVDIPPDWTTCNVYLWWTNPSAGGGNVAWRCDHRQVADGDSLNTDTQGTTVIAAAPTQYGTDKLLVISNLAVTPGKLLRLEAARNGGHASDDLSGDAHLLGVVLEQVI